A region of Desulfolithobacter dissulfuricans DNA encodes the following proteins:
- a CDS encoding glucokinase — MKPPPAVRSPSAKEAVAVAASGPLVLAGDIGATKSDLCLCRETESGLVTVREQKYRNQEWNCLEAIIDDFLSLEPEKPRAACFGVAGPIRDNRVRMTNLGWTLDAVRLQDRFTIRQVALINDLVAMALGTLELPSRDLKPINRGQADPAGAIGVLAPGTGLGEAFILRLPAGPLSDSQAVPPSNSRAVPPSNSRAVPLPCGSEGGHVDFAPRDELQIELLRYLRQRKAHVSVEDVCSGRAIPMLYDFLDSHTGAGERLLSFQDPDLDPTAAIVQAARRSLEGREGGSDLAVRALELFWDILAAEAANLTLKVLCWGGIYIGGGMPPRILPFLKPDRFLDRFARGVYRDLLTAVPIHVILNPKTGLLGAASRARALLREKSS, encoded by the coding sequence ATGAAGCCCCCGCCCGCTGTCAGATCGCCGAGTGCGAAAGAAGCCGTCGCCGTCGCCGCGTCTGGTCCTCTCGTCCTGGCCGGTGATATCGGCGCGACCAAGTCGGATCTCTGCCTGTGTCGGGAAACGGAATCGGGTCTAGTGACAGTCCGGGAACAGAAATATCGCAACCAGGAGTGGAACTGCCTGGAGGCCATTATCGATGATTTTCTCTCTCTGGAGCCGGAAAAGCCCCGGGCCGCCTGTTTCGGGGTAGCCGGACCCATCCGGGACAACCGGGTGCGGATGACCAACCTTGGCTGGACCCTGGACGCAGTCAGGCTCCAGGACCGGTTTACTATCAGGCAGGTGGCGCTGATCAACGACCTGGTGGCCATGGCCCTGGGTACCCTGGAGCTGCCGTCCCGGGATCTCAAGCCCATAAACCGTGGCCAGGCAGACCCTGCCGGTGCCATAGGCGTGCTCGCCCCGGGTACCGGCCTGGGCGAGGCCTTCATCCTCCGCCTGCCCGCCGGCCCCCTGTCGGACAGTCAAGCTGTCCCACCGTCGAACAGTCGAGCTGTCCCACCGTCGAACAGTCGAGCTGTCCCACTGCCGTGCGGATCCGAAGGGGGGCACGTGGACTTCGCCCCGCGCGACGAATTGCAGATCGAGCTGCTGCGATACCTCAGGCAGCGAAAAGCGCATGTCAGCGTCGAGGATGTCTGCTCCGGCCGGGCCATTCCGATGCTCTATGATTTTCTCGACAGCCACACCGGCGCCGGCGAACGGCTGCTTTCATTCCAGGATCCGGACCTAGACCCGACAGCGGCCATTGTCCAGGCCGCCCGCCGCAGCCTGGAGGGACGGGAGGGCGGCAGCGACCTGGCAGTCAGGGCCCTCGAACTCTTCTGGGACATCCTGGCCGCCGAGGCTGCCAACCTGACACTCAAGGTGCTCTGCTGGGGCGGGATCTATATCGGCGGCGGCATGCCGCCCCGGATTCTCCCCTTTCTCAAGCCGGACCGGTTCCTGGACCGTTTTGCCCGCGGGGTCTACCGTGACCTGCTGACCGCGGTCCCGATCCATGTTATCCTGAACCCGAAAACCGGCCTGCTCGGCGCCGCTTCCCGGGCCCGGGCCCTGCTCCGGGAAAAAAGCTCCTGA
- a CDS encoding TVP38/TMEM64 family protein produces MQRRTVYKIALAGTALALSVLFYLLELDQYLTLDMLKARQGELTVLVARHRGIMIIAYMIVYIVATGLSLPGAVILTLAGGAMFGLVTGTIVVSFASTIGATLACLAARYLLRDWVQERFGDKLRTINEGMAREGALYLFSLRLVPVFPFFLINLAMGLTSIRLTTFYLVSQLGMLPATIVYVNAGRQLAQIQSPADILSPGLLISFALLGLLPITTRKLLDLYRRHRVRP; encoded by the coding sequence ATGCAGCGTCGTACGGTCTATAAAATCGCTCTTGCCGGCACGGCCCTGGCCCTGTCGGTCCTGTTCTATCTCCTGGAACTGGATCAGTACCTCACCCTGGACATGCTCAAAGCCAGGCAAGGGGAGCTCACCGTTCTGGTCGCCCGCCACCGGGGCATCATGATCATTGCCTACATGATCGTCTATATCGTGGCCACCGGACTGTCCCTGCCCGGGGCCGTGATCCTGACCCTGGCCGGCGGGGCCATGTTCGGCCTGGTCACCGGCACCATCGTGGTCTCCTTTGCCTCGACCATCGGCGCGACCCTGGCCTGTCTGGCGGCCCGGTACCTGCTGCGGGACTGGGTCCAGGAACGGTTCGGGGACAAGCTGCGGACAATAAACGAAGGCATGGCCCGGGAGGGTGCCCTCTATCTATTCTCCCTGCGCCTGGTCCCGGTCTTTCCCTTTTTCCTCATCAACCTGGCCATGGGCCTGACCTCTATCCGGCTCACCACCTTCTATCTCGTCTCCCAGCTCGGCATGCTGCCGGCGACCATCGTCTATGTCAATGCGGGTCGGCAGCTCGCCCAAATCCAGTCACCAGCGGATATCCTCTCCCCGGGTCTGCTGATCTCCTTTGCTCTCCTGGGCCTTTTGCCCATAACCACTCGCAAGCTGCTGGACCTGTACCGTCGACACCGGGTTCGGCCATGA
- a CDS encoding FAD-dependent oxidoreductase: MAKFDYDIGIIGGGAAGLTVTAGAARLGARTLLIEREPLLGGDCLHYGCVPSKTLIRTAHVYHTVRQTELHGLPGAEIGPVDFSRVAARIRDVIATIGIHDSVERFRGLGPRCSQARPNFSMSTACGSATGGFRPKRG, from the coding sequence ATGGCTAAGTTTGATTATGACATCGGTATCATCGGCGGCGGGGCCGCCGGATTGACTGTCACCGCCGGCGCGGCGCGGCTCGGCGCCCGCACCCTGCTTATCGAAAGGGAACCTCTGCTGGGTGGCGACTGCCTGCATTACGGCTGCGTTCCCAGCAAGACCCTGATCCGGACGGCCCATGTCTATCACACCGTCCGGCAGACAGAGCTCCACGGCCTGCCCGGCGCAGAGATCGGCCCGGTGGATTTTTCCCGGGTGGCGGCCCGCATCCGGGACGTGATAGCCACCATCGGGATCCATGACAGCGTGGAACGGTTCCGCGGCCTCGGGCCACGGTGCTCTCAGGCCAGGCCGAATTTCTCGATGAGCACAGCGTGCGGGTCAGCGACCGGAGGATTTCGGCCAAAACGTGGGTGA